In Streptomyces qaidamensis, one DNA window encodes the following:
- a CDS encoding ABC transporter ATP-binding protein, whose translation MTDRHNELRVEQLTKAYGPEAPVLRGVDLTVPGGTLAAVLGPSGCGKTTLLRIVAGFLRADAGTVALDGRTVAGPAVHLPPERRRIGIVPQEGALFPHLSVARNVAFGLTGLDRGERRRRTQDMLDLVGLAGHGDRMPHELSGGQQQRIALARALAPRPALVLLDEPFNALDSALRVGVRADVRAALRATGATALLVTHDQQEALSTADLVAVVRQGRIAQCDTPHDLYRRPADPWVAGFVGDAVLVPGEVRGGGSTAITPLGTVTLAAPPQGRSTGTVVLRPEQLRLADASTEEGVRGTVRDVFYYGHDAKVTVAIQGLDAPVDVRVAGPLSIVPGQEAAIRVTGEATLHP comes from the coding sequence ATGACCGACCGCCACAACGAGCTCCGCGTCGAGCAGCTCACCAAGGCCTACGGCCCGGAAGCCCCCGTTCTCCGAGGCGTGGACCTCACCGTGCCGGGCGGGACACTGGCCGCCGTGCTCGGACCCTCCGGCTGCGGAAAGACCACCCTGCTCCGCATCGTCGCCGGGTTCCTGCGCGCCGACGCGGGCACCGTCGCACTAGACGGACGCACGGTCGCGGGTCCCGCCGTCCATCTGCCGCCGGAACGGCGCCGCATCGGAATCGTGCCGCAGGAAGGCGCCCTCTTCCCCCACCTGAGCGTGGCCCGCAACGTGGCCTTCGGCCTGACCGGCCTCGACCGCGGCGAGCGGCGCCGCCGGACGCAGGACATGCTCGACCTCGTGGGGCTGGCCGGACACGGCGACCGCATGCCGCACGAACTGTCCGGCGGGCAACAGCAGCGCATCGCCCTGGCCCGGGCACTGGCCCCGCGCCCCGCACTCGTCCTGCTCGACGAACCGTTCAACGCCCTCGACAGCGCGCTGCGCGTCGGGGTCCGGGCGGATGTGCGAGCCGCGTTGCGAGCGACAGGGGCCACGGCACTGCTGGTCACCCACGACCAGCAGGAAGCCCTGTCCACCGCCGACCTGGTCGCCGTCGTACGGCAGGGCCGCATCGCCCAGTGCGACACCCCTCATGACCTCTACCGGCGCCCCGCCGACCCCTGGGTCGCCGGCTTCGTCGGCGACGCCGTACTGGTCCCCGGAGAGGTGCGCGGCGGTGGCTCCACGGCCATCACGCCGCTGGGCACCGTGACGCTGGCCGCACCACCACAAGGCCGAAGCACGGGCACGGTCGTACTGCGCCCCGAGCAACTGCGACTGGCCGACGCGAGCACGGAGGAGGGTGTGCGCGGCACGGTCCGGGACGTCTTCTACTACGGTCATGACGCCAAGGTGACCGTGGCGATACAGGGCCTCGACGCCCCCGTCGACGTTCGCGTGGCGGGCCCCCTGTCGATAGTCCCCGGCCAGGAAGCCGCAATCCGCGTGACCGGCGAGGCGACACTGCACCCGTAG
- a CDS encoding ABC transporter permease, which translates to MTTSASGGRPAGAPAPAGRRPLRKTDGAPAPAGRRAVRKTDRAPAGRRPPWVLLVPACVAALFALLPLGYLAVRAFERGPRYAWDVVGDEGTLHLLARSLSLTAVVVAACLLLGVSLAWLTVRTALPGARAWSVLVTLPLAVPSYVAAFTWLASAPRTAGFGGAALALTLVSFPYVHLPVAAALRGIDPAQEEAARSLGHGPVRTFLRVTLPQLRPAAAGGALLVALYVLSDFGAVSLMRYDTFTRAIHTSYRASFDRTPAAALSVVLVVMTVALVAAEARTRGRAGHARTGGGTARPVVAVPLGRWRIPALAWCATLVAAAVAFPLGTLGYWLSVGSSATWDLGGLAEAAWVTLGVAAAGAALTTLLALPVGVIAARCRGRGTALLEQAAYAGHALPGITVALSLVFFAVRYAYPLYQQLPLLICAYAALFLPVAVAATRAAVLQAPPVLEDMARSLGRSPLRVLREVTVPLAAPGVAAGAALTFVVCMKELPATLLLRPTGMDTLATRLWTETGAGSFAAAAPYAAALILLAAVPSYLLGRHRT; encoded by the coding sequence GTGACCACATCGGCATCCGGAGGCCGCCCGGCCGGAGCACCCGCTCCCGCCGGGCGCCGCCCCCTCCGCAAGACGGACGGTGCACCCGCTCCCGCCGGGCGCCGCGCCGTCCGCAAGACAGACCGGGCACCCGCCGGCCGCAGACCTCCGTGGGTCCTGCTCGTCCCCGCCTGCGTCGCCGCGCTGTTCGCGCTGCTGCCCCTGGGCTACCTCGCGGTCCGGGCCTTCGAACGCGGTCCGCGCTACGCCTGGGACGTCGTCGGCGACGAGGGGACGCTGCACCTCCTCGCCCGCAGCCTCTCCCTGACAGCCGTCGTCGTGGCGGCCTGCCTGCTGCTCGGCGTCTCCCTGGCCTGGCTGACCGTACGCACGGCCCTGCCCGGTGCGCGCGCCTGGTCGGTGCTGGTCACCCTGCCGCTCGCCGTGCCCAGCTACGTCGCCGCCTTCACGTGGCTGGCCAGCGCACCCCGGACCGCCGGGTTCGGCGGTGCCGCGCTCGCCCTCACCCTGGTGAGCTTCCCCTACGTCCACCTTCCGGTCGCCGCCGCGCTGCGCGGGATCGACCCGGCTCAGGAGGAGGCCGCCCGCTCCCTGGGCCACGGACCGGTGCGCACCTTCCTGAGGGTCACGCTGCCCCAGTTGCGCCCGGCCGCCGCGGGCGGAGCGCTGCTCGTCGCGCTGTACGTGCTCTCCGACTTCGGCGCCGTCTCGCTGATGCGCTACGACACGTTCACCCGCGCCATCCACACGTCCTACCGCGCCTCCTTCGACCGCACCCCGGCCGCCGCGCTCAGCGTCGTGCTGGTGGTGATGACGGTGGCGCTGGTCGCCGCCGAGGCCCGCACCCGCGGGCGCGCGGGCCATGCCAGGACCGGCGGCGGCACCGCCCGCCCGGTCGTCGCGGTGCCCCTGGGACGCTGGCGGATCCCCGCCCTCGCCTGGTGCGCCACGCTGGTGGCCGCCGCCGTGGCCTTCCCGCTCGGCACCCTCGGCTACTGGCTCTCTGTCGGAAGCTCGGCAACGTGGGACCTCGGCGGACTCGCCGAGGCCGCCTGGGTCACTCTCGGCGTCGCCGCCGCGGGAGCCGCCCTCACCACGCTGCTGGCGCTGCCCGTCGGCGTGATCGCCGCACGCTGCCGGGGACGCGGAACCGCGCTGCTGGAACAGGCCGCCTACGCCGGCCACGCACTGCCCGGCATCACCGTCGCGCTCTCCCTCGTCTTCTTCGCGGTGCGCTACGCCTACCCGCTCTACCAGCAGCTTCCCCTGCTGATCTGCGCCTACGCCGCGCTGTTCCTGCCGGTGGCCGTCGCCGCCACCCGCGCCGCCGTCCTGCAGGCGCCACCCGTGCTCGAGGACATGGCCCGTTCGCTGGGCCGTTCGCCCCTGCGGGTGCTGCGCGAGGTGACCGTCCCGCTGGCCGCACCGGGTGTGGCGGCCGGCGCCGCGCTCACCTTCGTGGTGTGCATGAAGGAACTGCCGGCCACCCTGCTGCTGCGCCCCACCGGCATGGACACCCTGGCCACCCGGCTGTGGACCGAGACCGGGGCCGGCTCCTTCGCCGCCGCCGCACCCTACGCCGCGGCCCTCATCCTCCTGGCCGCCGTCCCCTCCTACCTCCTGGGCAGGCACCGCACATGA
- a CDS encoding branched-chain amino acid ABC transporter permease → MDFSDIVSNALRSGIGPIAAVYALAAMGLNLHFGYTGLLNFGQVGFMLVGGYGLAITVSTYDGPMWLGVLGGIACAIVLALLLGLPTLRLRADYLAITTIAAGETLRLFYRSSWAEPVTGGVFGLQRFANDFYALNPFEPGSYGVWLVRFGSRDLWVMTVGWTLVLLAGILLALLIHSPWGRVIRSIREDEVAGRSLGKNVYAYKMQSLVLGGVIGAVAGMMQAIQVQSVNPDSYDPAVTFFLYTLLVLGGAGRILGPVLGAILFWFVLSFLDSALRQAINADYISPDLISTSEVGAVRFALVGVALMLLVAFRPQGILGSRKEMLLSGR, encoded by the coding sequence ATGGACTTCTCGGACATCGTCTCCAACGCCCTGCGCTCGGGAATCGGCCCCATCGCCGCCGTCTACGCCCTCGCCGCGATGGGACTGAACCTGCACTTCGGCTACACGGGGCTGCTCAACTTCGGCCAGGTCGGATTCATGCTGGTCGGCGGCTACGGGCTCGCCATCACGGTGTCGACGTACGACGGCCCGATGTGGCTCGGCGTCCTGGGCGGCATCGCCTGCGCGATCGTGCTGGCCCTGCTCCTCGGTCTGCCCACCCTGCGGCTGCGCGCCGACTACCTCGCCATCACCACGATCGCGGCGGGGGAGACGCTACGGCTGTTCTACCGCTCCAGCTGGGCCGAGCCGGTCACCGGCGGAGTGTTCGGGCTGCAGAGGTTCGCGAACGACTTCTACGCGCTCAACCCCTTCGAGCCCGGCAGCTACGGCGTGTGGCTCGTGAGGTTCGGCTCCCGCGACCTCTGGGTCATGACCGTCGGATGGACGCTGGTGCTCCTGGCCGGAATCCTGCTCGCCCTGCTGATCCACAGCCCGTGGGGCCGTGTCATCCGGTCGATCCGGGAGGACGAGGTCGCCGGGCGCAGCCTCGGCAAGAACGTCTACGCGTACAAGATGCAGAGCCTCGTGCTCGGCGGCGTCATCGGGGCGGTCGCGGGCATGATGCAGGCGATCCAGGTGCAGTCCGTGAACCCGGACAGTTACGATCCGGCCGTCACGTTCTTCCTGTACACACTGCTCGTCCTCGGAGGTGCCGGGCGGATCCTCGGCCCGGTTCTCGGCGCGATCCTGTTCTGGTTCGTCCTCAGCTTCCTCGACAGCGCGCTCCGCCAGGCCATCAACGCCGACTACATCTCGCCGGACCTCATCAGTACCTCGGAGGTCGGCGCGGTGCGCTTCGCCCTGGTCGGAGTCGCCCTGATGCTGCTGGTCGCGTTCCGGCCGCAGGGGATTCTCGGCAGCCGGAAGGAGATGCTGCTCAGTGGCCGCTGA
- a CDS encoding branched-chain amino acid ABC transporter permease gives MRHQRMLVPVLALALVMLPAISARAQGGEVPRGPTFSARALQALIDGIQFGVIIAITSVGLSLIFGTIHLINFAHGEFVTIGATFAFFLNVSAAGPGWHLIPAALAAVVFGALLGAAVDRGIWRPLRARGTGLINMFIVTIGLSLLLRHVVLVLYGTRPASYAQYDIQSTVDLGPAGITPRDLTVTLLAVLVLLGVAALLQKTRIGTAVRAVSANRDLAEASGIDVQRVVLFVWMLGAGLAALGGVFFGLVEIVTWDMGFKLLLLMFAGVILGGLGSAYGAMVGSLVIGIVAQMSTLWFPVDLQYAWALLVLIVVLLVRPQGILGRAERVG, from the coding sequence ATGCGCCATCAGCGGATGCTCGTACCGGTCCTCGCCCTGGCCCTTGTCATGCTGCCCGCGATCTCCGCACGGGCGCAGGGTGGGGAAGTCCCGCGCGGCCCCACGTTCTCCGCGCGCGCTCTGCAGGCGCTGATCGACGGTATCCAGTTCGGGGTGATCATCGCGATCACCTCGGTCGGGCTCTCACTGATCTTCGGAACCATCCATCTGATCAACTTCGCGCACGGTGAATTCGTCACGATCGGCGCCACCTTCGCGTTCTTCCTCAACGTCTCCGCGGCGGGTCCGGGCTGGCACCTGATTCCCGCCGCTCTCGCCGCGGTGGTCTTCGGCGCCCTGCTGGGCGCGGCGGTCGATCGCGGCATCTGGCGCCCGCTGCGGGCCCGGGGCACCGGGCTGATCAACATGTTCATCGTCACCATCGGGCTCTCGCTGTTGCTGCGCCACGTCGTACTCGTGCTGTACGGAACCCGTCCCGCCTCCTACGCGCAGTACGACATCCAGAGCACGGTCGACCTGGGGCCGGCCGGCATCACGCCACGGGACCTCACGGTCACCCTGCTCGCCGTGCTGGTGCTGCTCGGCGTCGCCGCGCTCCTGCAGAAGACGCGGATCGGCACGGCCGTCCGGGCCGTCTCCGCCAACCGTGACCTCGCGGAGGCGTCGGGCATCGACGTGCAGCGGGTGGTGCTGTTCGTGTGGATGCTCGGCGCCGGGCTGGCCGCGCTCGGCGGTGTCTTCTTCGGCCTGGTCGAGATCGTCACCTGGGACATGGGCTTCAAGCTCCTGCTGCTCATGTTCGCCGGGGTCATCCTGGGAGGGCTCGGCTCCGCCTACGGAGCGATGGTCGGCAGCCTCGTCATCGGCATCGTCGCCCAGATGTCCACCCTGTGGTTCCCGGTCGACCTGCAGTACGCCTGGGCGCTGCTCGTCCTCATCGTCGTCCTCCTCGTCCGGCCGCAGGGCATCCTCGGCCGGGCCGAACGCGTCGGGTGA
- a CDS encoding class I SAM-dependent methyltransferase: MSDGGNLASAYSDDSVLFRVLRHLGWDSLANIGYFTLPTLPVVPLTGPVPFQRRLARRSLALLDARPGQLVLDAGCGRGDTTARLGAAGCRALGVDIQPAQIAQARRRFGGCSGARFAVADATALPRRAAEIPLTDGSVDRVHCLEAAFHFGHEGRRSFLSEGFRLLRPGGRLVLVDVTSRTDQPIGTLDPNGLVRGTWRFDDLEPYERYPLTASASGFTTRHVLDWTTPVLHRAAQLCALFDGIASTRAGRQALCVRWPGLSSLDAREWDEALAVIRAHQAIERVARYTAYVFDKRPRVPSSPAGDARQGEAAP; this comes from the coding sequence ATGAGTGACGGCGGGAACCTGGCGAGTGCCTACAGCGACGACAGCGTGCTCTTCCGGGTGCTCCGGCACCTCGGCTGGGACAGCCTGGCCAACATCGGCTACTTCACGCTGCCCACCTTGCCGGTCGTGCCTCTGACAGGGCCTGTGCCCTTTCAGCGCCGTCTGGCCCGCCGGTCGCTGGCGTTGCTGGACGCCCGGCCCGGACAGCTCGTCCTGGATGCCGGATGCGGTCGCGGTGACACCACGGCACGGTTGGGCGCCGCGGGATGCCGGGCCCTGGGGGTGGACATCCAGCCCGCGCAGATCGCCCAGGCACGCCGCCGCTTCGGTGGCTGTTCCGGCGCGCGATTCGCCGTAGCCGACGCCACCGCTCTGCCGCGGCGGGCAGCGGAGATCCCGCTGACGGACGGCTCCGTCGACCGGGTGCACTGCCTGGAGGCCGCCTTCCACTTCGGCCATGAGGGCCGCAGGTCCTTCCTGAGCGAAGGTTTCCGGCTGCTCCGCCCCGGAGGGCGGCTCGTCCTCGTGGATGTCACGTCCCGTACGGATCAGCCGATCGGGACCCTCGACCCGAACGGCCTCGTCCGCGGCACCTGGCGCTTCGACGACCTCGAACCGTACGAGCGGTACCCGCTGACGGCTTCCGCCTCCGGCTTCACCACGCGCCATGTCCTCGACTGGACCACCCCCGTACTCCACCGGGCGGCCCAGCTCTGTGCCCTGTTCGACGGCATCGCGTCCACCCGGGCCGGCCGGCAGGCCCTGTGCGTGCGGTGGCCCGGCCTGAGCAGTCTCGACGCCCGCGAGTGGGACGAGGCCCTCGCCGTCATCCGAGCCCACCAGGCCATCGAGCGCGTCGCGCGCTACACGGCGTACGTTTTCGACAAACGGCCCCGCGTCCCGTCCTCGCCCGCTGGAGACGCCCGCCAGGGGGAGGCGGCACCGTGA
- a CDS encoding iron ABC transporter substrate-binding protein: MRRPSARRISALLAAGLLLPVLASCGSGDDKGGTADGGDSALVIYSGRNEKLVKPILDKLEKAVGAKVEVRYGDSAELAAQILEEGDRTKAGLFFSQDAGALGALSKEGMLAKLPQSSLDEVDKAYRGEEGDWVGLSGRVRVIAYNPDKVAEDKVPDRVVDVMKPEWKGKVGFAPTNASFQAFVTGMRVLEGDDATRLWLKGLKANGKVYTNNLATLDAVESGEVSLGLVNHYYWYERVAEKGEGKVGAQLKFLPGGDPGALINVAGVGILKDGGQAGTAQKAVDYLLSKEAQTYFADTTKEYPLAAGVTSNVEGLPPFESLESPDIDLGKLESLQETLAMLQDVGLV, encoded by the coding sequence ATGCGACGCCCTTCGGCTCGTCGGATCTCCGCGCTCCTCGCGGCCGGCCTGCTCCTGCCCGTCCTCGCCTCCTGCGGCTCCGGCGACGACAAGGGCGGCACCGCGGACGGCGGCGACTCCGCCCTCGTCATCTACTCCGGGCGCAACGAGAAGCTGGTCAAGCCGATCCTGGACAAGCTGGAGAAGGCGGTCGGCGCCAAGGTCGAGGTGCGCTATGGCGACAGCGCCGAACTGGCCGCCCAGATACTGGAGGAGGGCGACCGCACCAAGGCCGGACTGTTCTTCTCGCAGGACGCCGGCGCTCTGGGCGCCCTGTCCAAGGAGGGCATGCTCGCGAAGCTGCCGCAGTCGAGCCTCGACGAGGTGGACAAGGCCTACCGCGGCGAGGAAGGCGACTGGGTGGGCCTGTCGGGGCGGGTGCGTGTCATCGCCTACAACCCGGACAAGGTCGCCGAGGACAAGGTCCCGGACCGGGTCGTCGACGTGATGAAGCCCGAGTGGAAGGGCAAGGTCGGCTTCGCGCCGACCAACGCCTCCTTCCAGGCCTTCGTCACCGGCATGCGCGTCCTGGAGGGTGACGACGCAACCCGGCTGTGGCTCAAGGGCCTGAAGGCCAACGGCAAGGTGTACACCAACAACCTCGCCACCCTCGACGCCGTCGAGTCGGGCGAGGTCTCCCTCGGCCTGGTCAACCACTACTACTGGTACGAGCGGGTCGCCGAGAAGGGCGAGGGCAAGGTCGGCGCACAGCTGAAGTTCCTGCCCGGCGGGGACCCCGGCGCGCTCATCAACGTCGCCGGCGTCGGCATCCTCAAGGACGGCGGCCAGGCGGGGACCGCCCAGAAGGCCGTCGACTACCTGCTGTCGAAGGAAGCGCAGACCTACTTCGCCGACACGACCAAGGAGTACCCGCTGGCCGCGGGCGTCACCAGCAACGTCGAAGGCCTGCCGCCGTTCGAGTCCCTGGAGTCCCCGGACATCGACCTGGGCAAGCTCGAATCCCTCCAGGAGACGCTGGCCATGCTCCAGGACGTCGGACTGGTCTAG
- a CDS encoding class I SAM-dependent methyltransferase — MSTRETHQAPPDPARQEAFAGEVADVLNKGVLALLTSVGHQCGLFDTLASLPPSTSAEIAKAADLDERYVREWLGGMVVGGFVEYEPEGQRYTLPPEHAASLTTAAGPECLAGMMPYIALMGEVEQQVIRSFREGGGVPYSAYPRFQALQAEETARVYDQALVDTIVPLVPGLTERLREGIDVLDVGTGQGHAPLVLARAFPASRFHGIDQSEAGIDVARTRAARSGLGNLRYTLGDSTEISGTYDLITAFDVIHDLARPAETLEAIRRALAEDGTFLMGDIAASSRLEENIGHPFGPALYGFSVFYCMTTSLSTGGAGLGTVWGQETAVRMLREAGFADVDIKSVDGDPLNAYYVATLRGR, encoded by the coding sequence ATGTCCACTCGTGAAACGCACCAGGCTCCCCCCGACCCCGCGAGGCAGGAGGCGTTCGCGGGCGAAGTCGCCGATGTCCTGAACAAGGGCGTGCTCGCCCTGCTGACCAGCGTGGGCCATCAGTGCGGCCTGTTCGACACCCTGGCCTCCCTTCCCCCGTCGACCAGCGCGGAGATCGCCAAGGCGGCGGATCTGGACGAGCGGTATGTGCGCGAGTGGCTGGGTGGCATGGTCGTGGGCGGCTTCGTGGAGTACGAGCCGGAGGGGCAGCGCTACACGCTGCCGCCCGAGCACGCCGCCTCTCTGACCACCGCGGCCGGCCCGGAGTGCCTGGCCGGGATGATGCCCTACATCGCCCTCATGGGCGAGGTCGAGCAGCAGGTCATACGCAGTTTCCGCGAGGGAGGAGGCGTGCCGTACTCGGCCTATCCGCGGTTCCAGGCGTTGCAGGCCGAGGAAACCGCCCGGGTCTATGACCAGGCACTGGTCGACACGATCGTGCCGCTGGTCCCGGGGCTCACGGAGCGGCTGCGCGAGGGCATCGACGTTCTCGACGTCGGCACGGGACAGGGACACGCTCCTCTCGTGCTCGCGCGGGCCTTCCCCGCCAGCCGCTTCCACGGCATCGATCAGTCGGAGGCGGGGATCGACGTCGCACGCACGCGGGCGGCCCGCTCCGGCCTGGGCAACCTCCGCTACACCCTCGGCGACTCGACGGAGATCAGCGGCACGTACGACCTCATCACCGCCTTCGACGTGATCCACGACCTGGCACGGCCGGCCGAGACGCTGGAGGCGATCAGGAGGGCTCTGGCTGAGGACGGCACGTTCCTCATGGGCGACATCGCCGCCTCCAGCAGGCTGGAGGAGAACATCGGCCATCCCTTCGGGCCCGCGCTCTACGGCTTCTCCGTCTTCTACTGCATGACGACCTCGCTCAGCACCGGCGGAGCCGGGCTGGGCACTGTCTGGGGGCAGGAGACAGCGGTGCGGATGCTCCGGGAAGCCGGCTTCGCAGATGTCGACATCAAGTCCGTGGACGGCGACCCCCTCAACGCCTACTATGTCGCCACCTTGCGGGGAAGGTGA